One part of the Candidatus Parvarchaeota archaeon genome encodes these proteins:
- the thrS gene encoding threonine--tRNA ligase translates to MRMVLLHSDFIEFEAVSKAIKTAPEAAKGKERIEECLVALMAIEKDDIDTQAISQNAVAEIVKHAQMVKARRLVLYPWVHLTQEPSSLDVAQKTLAAVSKEANKLVAEGFEIHEAPFGWYKSFNVKCKGHPLAELSRHIGGARKEEARTGKEKMFAKYCIGQKSPAESDALVVARNTASLVALLAVKSLYPKAFFGLAKSDKDGFSCDVEVGRALTPSDLQAVAREMANAAGSKLPIKLGPIGRQQALDAFKASGQKFYLEAAAEIESEVIMVAQANGHMFLLPGPFAPDTSGCGQFALREVGGAYWRNDSGQKQLQRISGTSYEKREQLDAYLKLMQEAEARDHKKLGRELELYMQSDLVGKGLPIWLPNGETIRQEVENLAIETERKYGYVRVKTPNLAKKELYVMSGHIPYYQESMYPEMKLDDGSYFLKAMNCPHHHLVYRHRPRSYRELPLRIAEYGTCYRNELSGTLSGLLRVRMLSMNDAHMYCSRGQIEQEFESVVKMVVDYYRIFGLKDYHFRLSLHDPANKEKYIDEPENWKFAEGVLRGILQKLHVNFVEAVGEAAFYGPKVDIQYKAVTGREETMSTIQLDFAAKTKFGLSYVDTEGKENREVYVIHRAPLSTHERFIAFLIEHYAGSFPVWLSPVQVAVVPLSVDQNEAAQGLAKRMLDSGIRAKADLRQEKMESKIKDAYAQKVPNIIVLGKQEIDAGTVSVRKRGNVQLRDIQQDKFISGLLEEIKLRK, encoded by the coding sequence GGCAATATCGCAAAACGCGGTCGCAGAAATAGTCAAGCACGCACAAATGGTTAAAGCCAGAAGGCTTGTTCTCTATCCTTGGGTCCACCTCACGCAGGAGCCCTCCTCCCTCGATGTTGCGCAAAAAACTCTGGCTGCCGTAAGTAAGGAGGCAAATAAGCTTGTTGCCGAGGGCTTTGAAATCCACGAAGCGCCCTTTGGCTGGTACAAGTCCTTCAACGTCAAGTGCAAAGGGCACCCTCTTGCGGAGCTTTCAAGGCACATAGGCGGGGCAAGAAAGGAGGAGGCAAGGACCGGCAAGGAAAAGATGTTTGCAAAGTACTGCATTGGGCAAAAATCCCCGGCAGAATCGGATGCCCTTGTGGTTGCAAGAAACACCGCTTCGCTAGTTGCCCTCCTTGCAGTTAAAAGCCTTTATCCAAAGGCATTCTTTGGGCTTGCAAAATCGGACAAGGATGGGTTTTCCTGCGACGTTGAGGTTGGCAGGGCACTGACTCCCTCTGACCTGCAGGCAGTTGCAAGGGAGATGGCAAATGCCGCAGGCTCCAAGCTTCCAATCAAGCTTGGGCCAATTGGCAGGCAGCAGGCTCTTGATGCGTTCAAGGCTTCGGGCCAAAAATTCTACCTTGAAGCAGCCGCTGAAATAGAGTCAGAAGTAATAATGGTTGCCCAGGCCAATGGCCACATGTTCCTTTTGCCAGGCCCATTTGCTCCTGATACTTCGGGCTGCGGCCAGTTTGCACTGCGTGAAGTCGGCGGCGCATACTGGAGAAACGACTCGGGGCAAAAGCAGCTCCAGCGCATCAGCGGGACTTCGTATGAAAAAAGGGAGCAGCTGGACGCTTACCTGAAACTAATGCAGGAGGCAGAAGCCCGCGACCACAAGAAACTTGGCCGGGAGCTTGAGCTTTACATGCAATCGGATTTGGTTGGAAAAGGGCTTCCAATCTGGCTTCCAAACGGCGAGACAATCAGGCAGGAAGTGGAAAACCTGGCCATTGAAACAGAGCGAAAATACGGCTACGTGAGGGTCAAAACCCCGAATCTTGCCAAAAAGGAGCTCTATGTAATGTCAGGCCACATCCCATATTACCAGGAAAGCATGTATCCTGAGATGAAGCTTGATGACGGTTCATACTTTCTTAAGGCCATGAACTGCCCGCACCACCACCTTGTGTACAGGCACAGGCCGCGAAGCTACAGGGAGCTGCCGCTTCGCATTGCCGAATACGGCACGTGCTACAGAAACGAGCTTTCGGGGACGCTTTCCGGCCTGCTGCGTGTGCGCATGCTTTCAATGAACGATGCCCACATGTACTGCTCAAGGGGCCAGATTGAGCAGGAATTTGAAAGCGTGGTGAAAATGGTAGTCGACTATTACAGGATTTTTGGACTCAAGGACTATCACTTCAGGCTTTCCCTCCACGACCCGGCAAACAAGGAAAAGTACATAGACGAGCCTGAAAACTGGAAGTTTGCCGAGGGGGTTCTTAGGGGCATCCTCCAGAAGCTGCATGTCAACTTTGTGGAGGCAGTCGGCGAGGCTGCGTTTTACGGGCCGAAGGTTGACATACAATACAAGGCAGTGACAGGGCGGGAGGAGACAATGTCAACAATACAGCTTGACTTTGCGGCAAAGACAAAGTTCGGCCTTTCCTATGTAGATACTGAAGGCAAGGAAAACAGGGAAGTCTACGTTATCCATCGCGCCCCGCTTTCAACGCACGAGCGCTTCATTGCATTTTTGATTGAGCACTACGCAGGCTCGTTCCCTGTCTGGCTCTCTCCGGTACAGGTGGCAGTTGTGCCGCTCTCAGTCGACCAAAACGAGGCTGCACAGGGGCTTGCAAAAAGGATGCTTGATTCCGGAATCAGGGCAAAGGCTGACTTGAGGCAGGAAAAGATGGAGTCAAAAATCAAGGACGCTTATGCGCAAAAAGTCCCAAACATAATAGTGCTTGGCAAGCAGGAAATTGATGCCGGCACAGTTTCAGTGCGAAAGCGCGGAAATGTACAGCTTAGGGATATTCAGCAGGATAAATTTATTTCTGGTCTGCTTGAGGAAATAAAGCTGAGAAAGTAG